The Cucurbita pepo subsp. pepo cultivar mu-cu-16 chromosome LG05, ASM280686v2, whole genome shotgun sequence nucleotide sequence CTCCGGGGAGACGGACACGTGACGTTGACGGATTTTGACTTGTCATGTTTGACTGCTTCCAAACCTCAGGTTTCCAAAATACTTGTGATATAATTTAGGAACCATTTTTCATCATCAGTCATTTTGGCTATAGAACTTCTCTTGATGTGAATTCTGTCATCTGCAGCTTTTGTTTCCAACGAtgaatgagaagaaaaaacaatcaaGATCTCAACAGGCTCCGATCTTTATGGCTGAACCTATGCGAGCATCGAACTCATTCGTCGGCACTGAAGAGTACATAGCACCGGTTTGTACTACTTGCAAATACTTTTCCATATCTAAAATAAGAAGATCAAACTACGACTCgaaataacaaatatttgaactttaaaatttgttcattttcaCTATGTTAGAGCGTATGATTTGAACACGAGAATCTTTGTTCCTTTATACGTTGTGTGATCAGTAAAGTTCAACATCATTGTTATCGTCGAGGTCTAATTTTGTAGGAAATCATCACTGGGGCTGGCCATACTAGTGCAGTGGACTGGTGGGCTTTGGGTAATTTTCATGATGCTCTTATCTGATTGAAAATGTTTTGAggattatattttgattttgattgctTATATATGTTCTTGgattgtttaaaaatttaggtgTCCTCCTATATGAGATGCTCTATGGATACACACCCTTTAGGGGGAAGACGAGGCAAAAGACTTTTGCCAACGTTCTTCATAAGGACCTTAAATTTCCCAAAAGTATATCGGTAAAGACTTTTGATCCGAGCAAAATATTAGTAGATTTATAACAAGTTTCAAAGTCTTGATGTTCGATATTAGGAAACCACGAAACtctataatgatatgatattgtgtactttgaatataagctctcatgacgtTACGTTTGGTTTCTCtgaaaggtctcataccaatgcagatagtattccttactttccttacttataaacgcATGATCTTTCTGATAGTATATACAAATCTATAATGTGAAAACTTTCAAACGTTGTGTTTCAGGCAAGTCTCAATGCAAAGCAATTAATCTTCAGGTTATTGCAAAGAGATCCCAAAACTCGATTGGGTTCTCAACAAGGGGCTAATGAAATCAAACGACATCCGTTCTTCCGAGGCATCAATTGGGCGCTCGTTCGTTGCATGGTAAACTACTACAAACTTAATCTCAAGAGAGCTTTATTTTCCACTCATGCTCATGAGAAGCTTCCATTTCCTAACATGTCGGGTTATATTTCAGAAACCTCCCGAGCTCGAAGCGCCTCTCTTCCCGACCACCGATGCCGAAAAAGAAGCTAATAAGGCATCAGATTTTGATGGAAAAGATGTTGAACTCAGTGTTTTCTGATAAGTTccctttctttgtttgatcGCTTTAGAATGTCAAATTCTTTTAGGCTTCATAGCTTTAAATATTGAAAGCTTCTTTAGTGTTTATTTAATCTCTACCCAATGTAATAAGAATATTGTAAGGTGGTGGTGATTGGCTAAATAATCTCTTAGCTCTGCTTTCTTTGTAacgtttaatatatatatatatatatatatttgtcgtcttttaaaaatatatatagtcaagaaaatttaagaaatattttaaaaaaattatttttattttgagaatttatctaaaaaatgaagtgtttttgagaaaataggtgtaattttttttttgtcacgATTGTATAAAACACGAGAGAATTTAATGAAACTTAAggataatattgtaatttttgaaagaatgTCTGTATTTAAAACTATACCAAGGGAGTGCATACGAAATtgagaaatatatttaaattaaaatgttaaaataaatatttgatatatttattaaatgagaaaaatataattattatatttgatataataaatattaaaataattaatatatatttatatcttaaataaaaatacatttaacattcaaaatagttaaatttatattagaatcttttatgatatttaaatataacttaaaagatttttcaattttctgcccaattctttcaaatttaattttttttttaaaaaattaattcatatataaatttaaaatttccaatattttacctattttatataagtatttatttatttatttccctttaaaaccctaaaattcgGCGGTGTGTTTTTTGGTTTCCCAACTTGACAAGGGGACTGATAAATTCTtccttaaaccctaaaatcgTTAGTGTGAGAGGGCGATGAAGACGATCACCGGAAATGTGGTTTCTTCGAAGCCAATCTCCCTTTCCAAAGCGGCGTCCACTCTCTCCTCCTTTCTCTCCGTCGATAATGGCGCTTCGAAAGCGCTCTGTGCCTACCTGAGACGCGCCTCCACCTCCTTCAACGAGTTAAAGCAGCTTCATAAGGACCTCAAGTCTTCGCGGTCCGATCGGAATCCCCGACATCACGGATTCGAGGTTTCAAGTGGTTTAGAGGCGGCTGTAGATAGTTCACATCGGATTGAAAACGGTGAGAGAATCAAATCTTCTGTATCTGAGAGCAGAAGCGGGAAGAAGCGGCGGGAGAGTAGGGATCGGAATGAGAACGAGCAGGATGGGAAAACAGCAATGGCAAGCGGTGGGAATGGTGATTTTGAGGATGTAGTGGGTGAAGATGGAAAGAGAAGGAGCGACGAATTGAGGactgaaattgaagaaaaacctAGCCGAAGAGTCGAGGTCGATGTGAAATCCAGCGATAGAGATGAGAGCGTTGTAggaattgagaagaaaaaaaagcacaaGAAAAAGAGCAAGGATGGAGAAGATGAACGTGATGCTGAAGTCGGGCAAAGTTACGGTAAATCGCAAACTAGTGCTAATAATGGCGAGACTGAAGCTTCTGAAGATTTCATTGAGAACAATGTAGGAAGGGGAAAAGATAGAAAGAAGCATAAGGACAAGAATAATTTGGGGGATGAAAAGAGGACAAAGAAGGACAATGATGATGAAACAGGTCTTGTGGAGCTGTCGACTAAggataagaagaagaagaagaagaagaagaagaacagagaagaagatgatgacgaTCTTCAAAATAACAGTGGTGGGGCtatagagaaagagaaaatgcCAGTTTCGGATAGCCAAGaactgaaaaggaaagaaagtaAGAAGAGGAAAAATGGAGACTTGGAAGAAGGGGTCGATGATGGTTCAGAGGAGCAGCAGGGtacaaagagaaggaaaagaaagtcATGAGACAAGCAAGGATGAACTTGTAACTCATTATTTGTTAGGAGTTGATGAAGTCCCTGTATTGGAAGATTCCATGTGCTCACAGCTTATTGGAAAAAGTCTGTTTACTAATTGCTACCAATGGTAATAGTTTTGATGCTTCATATCATCGTTCTATTTTGATTGATTACTTATACCAATTTTATCTATCAATTTAGGAAGcttatgaaaatttgagtTCACCCTTCTGGCCTTCGGTTGATTTTGTCATTGCTTTTCTCAGCTATTTGATTAATGAAAGCTTTCCATGTTCTTGATTGTTTTTCCATGTCTGTTGTGGGTactaatgtttttgtttcaaagAGGAGCCCATTGATCTCCGATGTTTATTGCAAGAAGCAAGCAACAACTGCGTGGAAGGCAGCTGCTATATGCAAAGAAAACGTCGAAGCTACATGATTTGATGCATATTTATAGTATTGCATCAGGTAACTCTCAGCTGTTATGAAAATTGTTTTGAGTTAATGATAAAAGCTAATGTATTCCTATTCGATCAAGAGATGGATCAGCCTGCATTGCCCAAATGGTTTTGTGCTTGTATCTCATTATGAAACCTGTTGTTCTTTGAGTCATCTGTCGCCGACCAACAAGTATACCATGGAGTGTTTGCCCCTCCTTTATCTAGTGGTGCCCATCTGTAGCAAAGCTAACTAGACCTTTTACGGCCCAAGCcttaccgctagtagatatgtctcttttgggtttccctttcaggcttcccttcacggttttaaaacgcgtttattaGGGAGTTTTTGggtttcaaaataattcaaaaactGATAAACGGCGGTCCTTTTGTCAATAGGAATAGAACTGGAAGTTCACGTAGTCTAATTGGTTGTGTTCATAATCCATACTGGATGTGTTCATAATCCATACAGGATAGGACTCCTACCTTCCCAAGATTTAGGGGATTTGGGGTTGAAGTATGCAAGTTCTTTGCCTACTGTATCACCCTCGAGACTGATTGCGAACTTGAACGTTCGAATCCTGGGCTTTGATCGAAGAAACAGAAGTATCgctcataaatttcaaactttctcGAATGACTTCTCATTATTAGCAATCGGCTGTGGTTTGCGAGGCCGAAGAACAAATCGTCACTAGTGATGTGTTGCATCTTTTTTGGCTCTAATTACAGCTTCTATGAGTCTGTATAAGCCAACACTTCCTAATATAGTGTATTGATTACAAATATGTTAAAACATTTAACATTGATTGGGTTATTTAACACTTcaatatttatctttttttttttttttataaaaagaaattacaatcctcttataaatgttttcattgaaattgtttatttttaataatttatatttgataaagatatttctataaaaagaaaacacttttaatcatttaaaattattctagAATCATTACAAACATACTGTAAATTATAATTGTTTCCAACagtaatttaattgaatataAGTTAGAAATAAGCTTGTTTACAAAATCGAAAAATAAggttaataattgaatattttagaGATTTAAAAAGCTGTCCAATAAATTATACCTTTCAAGGTCGTGGCTTGTTGGCTTTGCGGGGGCGAACATAGTGTTACTCCTGCAAGTCACAGGTTCGATCTGTAAAGGTGCCAAGAATCAACAAATTCCACAAATTATAATGACTGATTTATGTTGAGGTATTCTAAAATACCTTTTTGGAGATTGGTAAGATTTCAAACAAATAACTcgattattaatttgtttataatcacctgtaaaaaaaaaaaaaaaaaaaaaaaaaaaaaaaaaaaaaaaaaaaaaaaaaaaaaaaaaaaaaaaNNNNNNNNNNNNNNNNNNNNNNNNNNNNNNNNNNNNNNNNNNNNNNNaaaaaaaaaaaaaaaaaaaaaaaaaaaaaagagagaactaaataaatactaatatttattttttaagaaataaaaaaatacttataattaataataagtaaTTAATAGAACCGCgtgtaattaaaattaatgagaaGAGAGTTAAgatataataacaattttgctgaaaaaatttatatttagtcgaaaataaattataaaatatatatatatgtttaacTAGTTTAAAAGTAAGCGATAAATCACCAAAACTGATCGTGGCATGTTGGCTTGGTGATGGAAATGAGGTGGGCCTTGTTTATCATCAACGTCACAGGTTCGATCCGTTTGgtaaagagaaaaggaagaaaaacaattcAAGATGTATTATGCCAAGGTATTCTAAAATaccttttcatttatataataatatttaaaataaagggtaattttttatataaaacaatatatttaataaactgaattataaatttagtctatataattaaaaaacaaattaagagttcaaaatttatgTCTATGGTGATCTAATTACCTAAGAAggttcaattttattttcaagtaaattttaactgattgaaataattttgaaaatgttattattattattttttatttataaattttaataattttagagaACTAAGGatgtttttgtaataaaaaatattaatgaataattacacgtttagagaaaattagatttttttttttttgttttttgaaaaaaaaatcctataaaaatatatttaaaattaatacaaacaCAATTGCAGTGCTATCAAAACTAATTtcgaattttctttaaaaagaattaaaaatataataacaatgTTATAAGCGAATAATTGgaatatttggaacaccgttttctctttcggagCTTTActttaaggctttaaaacattagggagaagtttctacaccctgctttgttctccttttcAACCGGCGTGAGTTCTCACATTAGAGCTTTAGGTCTCAAAATGATTCAAAAATTGAGAAACTTCAATCCTGTTGTCATTGAATAGAACTGGAAGTTGTTCACTTAGTGTATTGGATGTCCATACTTCCTCCACAAGGCTAAGTAATAAGATTAGAGGAGGTTGTACTGAAATGGTGCTGGGTCACAATCGTAATCTTGTGGCAGCGGGACAACGATTGTGGGACACTTGTTATAATCGAACAAGTTCGTGAGAAATTCGAATTTCATAGACAACGTTGGCATATGATCGGATCTTGGGTCATGTTTACAACAAATgctttagaaaacgtgagcgagGAAATACACTTgaaaaaatttttaaaaaaagaaacatcatGACTTAAATAGCATTTAACTCAAGGTACAAATAATTG carries:
- the LOC111794461 gene encoding protein pxr-1-like; the protein is MKTITGNVVSSKPISLSKAASTLSSFLSVDNGASKALCAYLRRASTSFNELKQLHKDLKSSRSDRNPRHHGFEVSSGLEAAVDSSHRIENGERIKSSVSESRSGKKRRESRDRNENEQDGKTAMASGGNGDFEDVVGEDGKRRSDELRTEIEEKPSRRVEVDVKSSDRDESVVGIEKKKKHKKKSKDGEDERDAEVGQSYGKSQTSANNGETEASEDFIENNVGRGKDRKKHKDKNNLGDEKRTKKDNDDETGLVELSTKDKKKKKKKKKNREEDDDDLQNNSGGAIEKEKMPVSDSQELKRKESKKRKNGDLEEGVDDGSEEQQGTKRRKRKS